In Actinoplanes sp. NBC_00393, a single genomic region encodes these proteins:
- a CDS encoding glutaredoxin family protein, with protein sequence MMTDRLTLISRAGCHLCEVAEQTLDRIAPGQWTKVDVDSDIELERDYGDRVPVLLLDGKEHGYWRIEEERLLRDLARQPGEPRL encoded by the coding sequence CTGATGACCGACCGACTCACCCTGATCAGCCGGGCCGGCTGTCACCTGTGCGAGGTGGCCGAGCAGACGCTGGACCGGATCGCGCCCGGACAGTGGACGAAGGTCGACGTGGACTCGGACATCGAGCTGGAACGCGACTACGGCGACCGGGTGCCGGTGCTGCTGCTGGACGGCAAGGAGCACGGCTACTGGCGGATCGAGGAGGAGCGCCTGCTGCGGGATCTGGCTCGACAACCGGGTGAACCCCGCCTGTAG
- a CDS encoding DUF5667 domain-containing protein translates to MKFDFWDRRSAERFAELLDEAGGARRHHTRGHADVELDRLVAIGNRLTAARPSSPVDSEFRVGLRAMLVATAERDGIGRTADEDDFEPVPATAAAARRPIFGRRIRARGAIVIGVAAGAMAVSGISAASESASPGDALYGVKRSTERAQLAIAGSDSNRGQLSLDFARNRLTEAVSMDGDDASFASVLDDMDADTRKGVRLLTTSAVSHKDAKPLTTLDGFVDGQRDAFGPALDRLSPDNRERALTSLALLEDVAGRSESLRTGLRCERITPAGSDELGPKLRNCGDGQGDRAGSAPQPDRTGKANKQDEDPVEPKPVKSGKVKPGTTAGTTVPGDADPTLPGVQPGTRSVSPSPSGTTTTPVPDEAEEGVLGGLLGDLF, encoded by the coding sequence GTGAAGTTCGATTTCTGGGACCGCCGGAGCGCCGAGCGCTTCGCGGAGCTACTCGACGAGGCCGGCGGCGCCCGTCGGCACCACACCCGTGGCCACGCCGACGTGGAGCTGGACCGGCTGGTGGCCATCGGCAACCGCCTCACCGCGGCCCGGCCGAGCTCACCGGTCGACTCCGAGTTCCGCGTCGGTCTGCGCGCCATGCTGGTCGCGACCGCCGAACGGGACGGCATCGGCCGGACCGCTGACGAGGACGACTTCGAACCGGTCCCGGCAACCGCTGCCGCGGCCCGCCGGCCGATCTTCGGGCGCCGGATCCGGGCCCGCGGCGCGATCGTGATCGGCGTGGCCGCCGGCGCGATGGCCGTCTCCGGAATCTCCGCGGCGAGCGAGAGCGCGTCACCCGGCGACGCCCTGTACGGGGTCAAGCGGTCGACCGAACGGGCGCAGCTGGCGATCGCCGGATCCGATTCCAACCGGGGTCAGCTGTCGCTGGACTTCGCCAGGAACCGGCTCACCGAGGCGGTCTCCATGGACGGCGACGACGCGAGCTTCGCGTCCGTCCTGGACGACATGGACGCCGACACCCGCAAGGGCGTACGGCTGCTGACCACCTCGGCCGTGTCGCACAAGGACGCCAAGCCGCTGACCACTCTGGACGGGTTCGTCGACGGACAGCGGGACGCCTTCGGGCCGGCCCTGGACCGGCTCTCCCCGGACAACCGGGAGCGGGCGCTCACGTCGTTGGCGCTGCTCGAGGACGTGGCCGGGCGCAGCGAGTCGCTGCGGACCGGACTGCGCTGCGAGCGGATCACGCCGGCCGGTTCCGACGAGCTGGGGCCGAAGCTCCGTAACTGCGGCGACGGACAGGGTGACCGTGCCGGCTCCGCGCCACAGCCGGACCGCACCGGCAAGGCCAACAAGCAGGACGAGGATCCGGTCGAGCCGAAGCCGGTAAAAAGCGGCAAGGTCAAGCCGGGCACCACCGCCGGGACGACGGTCCCGGGCGACGCGGACCCGACGCTGCCGGGAGTGCAGCCGGGGACCAGGAGCGTTTCGCCGTCGCCGTCGGGCACGACGACCACGCCGGTGCCGGACGAGGCCGAGGAAGGCGTGCTGGGCGGACTGCTCGGCGACCTGTTCTAG
- a CDS encoding class I adenylate-forming enzyme family protein produces MEEPAVDPVAEAAHRSPDKPALISGDTVVTWAELDTRVSTAARWVASRSAPGDRIAVLLGNTVDFAAAYFGILRAGRVAVPLNPGYTEDELEFALTDSGAVETLSGVPRGSLDADVALPEVRAGDLAVLLYTSGTSGRPKGAMLTHAALAANHDQLDRIEPPVVGPDDVVLLAVPFFHAYGLNTGLGTVAHHAATGVLAERFEPSASLELIAAHGVTVTVGVPGMYQAWTRLPEAAARLGSVRTAVCGAAPLEAGEAARFRALTGKSILIGYGLTESSPVLTTTAVSHRDKSGSIGRPLPGVELLLRAVRGFSGEAGRASTGSRGGAELWRDGTASVEEDLAELDLSVAASAGTDPGEIVVRGPNLFAGYWPDGSGGPDPDGWWATGDIAYADADGDLVLVDRIGELILVNGFNVYPAEIERVLDAHPRVAASAVVGLPDPESGQRPYAYVVPTGDPPPSVTELQVHCAARLARFKLPGIELVAELPRSPIGKIRKRDL; encoded by the coding sequence GTGGAGGAACCCGCCGTTGATCCGGTCGCCGAGGCCGCACATCGCAGTCCGGACAAGCCCGCACTGATCTCCGGCGACACGGTTGTCACATGGGCGGAATTGGACACGCGGGTGTCCACAGCGGCCCGATGGGTGGCCTCCCGGAGCGCACCCGGCGACCGGATCGCCGTGCTTCTCGGCAACACCGTGGACTTCGCGGCCGCCTACTTCGGCATCCTGCGGGCCGGCCGGGTCGCCGTGCCGCTCAACCCGGGTTACACCGAGGACGAACTCGAGTTCGCGCTGACCGACTCCGGTGCGGTGGAGACGCTGTCGGGCGTACCCCGGGGAAGTCTGGATGCGGACGTCGCCCTGCCGGAGGTCCGCGCCGGAGACCTCGCGGTGCTGCTCTACACCTCGGGCACCAGCGGGCGGCCGAAGGGCGCGATGCTGACCCACGCCGCGCTCGCCGCCAACCATGACCAGCTGGACCGGATCGAGCCCCCGGTGGTGGGCCCGGACGACGTGGTGCTGCTCGCGGTGCCGTTCTTCCATGCGTACGGGCTGAACACCGGGCTCGGCACGGTCGCGCACCACGCGGCGACCGGTGTGCTGGCCGAGCGTTTCGAGCCGTCGGCCTCGCTCGAGCTGATCGCTGCGCACGGCGTCACCGTGACGGTAGGCGTACCCGGCATGTATCAGGCCTGGACCCGGCTGCCGGAGGCCGCTGCCCGGCTGGGCAGCGTGCGGACCGCGGTGTGCGGCGCGGCGCCGCTGGAGGCCGGCGAGGCAGCGCGCTTCCGGGCGCTGACCGGCAAGAGCATCCTGATCGGGTACGGGTTGACCGAGTCCTCTCCCGTGCTGACCACGACCGCTGTCAGTCACCGCGACAAGAGCGGCTCGATCGGCCGGCCGTTGCCCGGGGTGGAGCTGCTGTTACGTGCCGTTCGCGGGTTTTCCGGCGAAGCCGGCCGGGCTAGCACTGGCTCGCGCGGCGGCGCTGAGCTGTGGCGCGACGGCACCGCGTCGGTCGAGGAGGATCTCGCCGAGCTGGACCTGTCGGTCGCGGCCTCGGCCGGCACCGACCCGGGCGAGATCGTGGTGCGCGGGCCCAACCTGTTCGCCGGGTACTGGCCGGACGGCAGCGGCGGACCGGACCCGGACGGCTGGTGGGCGACCGGCGACATCGCGTACGCGGACGCCGACGGCGACCTGGTCCTGGTCGACCGGATCGGGGAACTGATCCTGGTGAACGGCTTCAACGTCTACCCGGCCGAGATAGAACGGGTGCTGGACGCGCACCCGCGGGTGGCGGCCTCGGCGGTGGTCGGGCTGCCCGATCCGGAGAGCGGCCAGCGACCGTACGCCTATGTCGTGCCCACCGGCGACCCGCCGCCCAGCGTGACCGAGCTGCAGGTGCACTGCGCGGCCCGGCTGGCCCGGTTCAAGCTGCCCGGCATCGAGCTGGTCGCCGAGCTGCCCCGGTCGCCGATCGGCAAGATCCGGAAGAGGGACCTCTGA
- a CDS encoding helix-turn-helix domain-containing protein, translated as MTGPAQTEERLSEVRFLTVAEVAALMRVSKMTVYRLVHGGDLTAVRVGRSFRVPEHAVHEYLRGAFSQSA; from the coding sequence ATGACGGGTCCAGCCCAGACCGAGGAACGGCTCTCGGAGGTTCGATTCCTGACGGTGGCTGAGGTGGCCGCACTCATGCGGGTCTCCAAGATGACCGTCTACCGGCTCGTGCACGGCGGTGATCTCACCGCGGTCCGGGTCGGCCGTTCGTTCCGGGTGCCCGAGCACGCGGTACACGAGTATCTGCGCGGCGCCTTCTCGCAAAGCGCCTAA
- a CDS encoding HAD family hydrolase, translating into MTAKHLVWDWNGTLLDDLHLVVSSTNTAFASVGGRDVGSDEHRLAFRRPVAEFYAEMLGRAVDDEEFGRLDRIFHDAYRVGLTDIALAADAQAAIKAWPGSQSLLSMWFHSELVPAVESFGLTGMFTRIDGLRAELGGGFKAAHLAAHLDGLGVAGRDVVMIGDSLDDADAAESVGGKAVLYTGGFTHPTRLRESGRPVADTLVDAVKMAMSL; encoded by the coding sequence GTGACAGCAAAGCACCTGGTCTGGGACTGGAACGGAACCCTTCTCGACGATCTGCACCTGGTGGTCTCGTCGACCAACACGGCCTTCGCCTCGGTCGGCGGCCGCGACGTCGGCTCCGACGAGCATCGGCTGGCGTTCCGGCGCCCGGTCGCCGAGTTCTACGCCGAGATGCTCGGGCGCGCCGTCGACGACGAGGAGTTCGGCCGGCTGGACCGGATCTTCCACGACGCGTACCGGGTCGGGCTGACCGACATCGCGCTGGCCGCCGACGCGCAGGCCGCGATCAAGGCCTGGCCGGGCAGCCAGTCGCTGCTGTCCATGTGGTTCCACAGCGAGCTGGTCCCGGCCGTCGAGTCCTTCGGGCTGACCGGCATGTTCACCCGGATCGACGGACTGCGGGCCGAGCTCGGCGGCGGGTTCAAGGCCGCCCACCTCGCCGCCCACCTGGACGGGCTCGGCGTGGCCGGTCGTGACGTGGTGATGATCGGCGACTCGCTCGACGACGCCGACGCGGCCGAGTCGGTCGGCGGCAAAGCGGTCCTCTACACCGGCGGGTTCACCCACCCGACCCGACTGCGGGAATCCGGCCGTCCGGTGGCCGACACGCTCGTGGACGCGGTAAAGATGGCCATGTCACTCTGA
- a CDS encoding NAD-dependent epimerase/dehydratase family protein, with protein MVTSPPSVVVVTGVSRYLGARVAARLVADPRIDRVVGLDPHDPPAGLLGLLDGVERIQADARAATEAIADLGAEAVVHMAVTSVPDAEHGGRAAMKEQNVIGTMQVLAAAQGSSRLRKLVVRSSTAAYGASFRDPAVFTEDTEPRAVPRGPFARDILDIEGYVRGFRRRRPEVAATVLRFAPMISSSAETSLTRYFSQPVVPTVLGRDARLQFVHVEDALEILHRSVTEDHPGTFNVAGAGVLMLAQAVRRAGRVALPLPESALSTGAALLRNLGVEQIGLDQIDLFVHGRVVDTTRLIREFGFTPRTTAAAFEEFIQAHVAGSTITTERLVAAERAILDGIRRVRAAAEAPAAAETAAVGRDRP; from the coding sequence GTGGTGACCTCACCGCCCAGCGTTGTCGTGGTCACTGGAGTCAGCCGTTATCTCGGCGCTCGGGTGGCCGCACGCCTCGTCGCTGATCCCCGGATCGACCGTGTCGTCGGCTTGGATCCGCATGACCCGCCCGCGGGCCTTCTCGGCCTGCTCGACGGCGTGGAGCGGATCCAGGCTGACGCGCGCGCGGCCACCGAGGCGATCGCCGACCTCGGCGCCGAAGCGGTCGTGCACATGGCTGTGACCAGCGTCCCGGACGCGGAACACGGCGGCCGCGCGGCGATGAAGGAACAGAACGTCATCGGCACCATGCAGGTGCTGGCCGCCGCGCAGGGCAGCAGCCGGTTGCGCAAACTCGTGGTGCGTTCGTCCACCGCGGCGTACGGCGCGTCCTTCCGGGACCCCGCCGTCTTCACCGAGGACACCGAGCCGCGCGCGGTGCCGCGTGGTCCGTTCGCCCGCGACATCCTCGACATCGAGGGGTACGTCCGGGGTTTCCGCCGCCGCCGGCCCGAGGTCGCCGCCACAGTGCTGCGGTTCGCCCCGATGATCAGCTCGTCCGCCGAGACGTCGCTGACCCGCTACTTCTCCCAGCCCGTCGTGCCGACCGTGCTCGGCCGCGACGCCCGGCTGCAGTTCGTGCACGTCGAGGACGCACTGGAGATCCTGCACCGGTCGGTGACCGAGGATCACCCGGGCACCTTCAACGTCGCCGGCGCCGGTGTGCTGATGCTCGCCCAGGCGGTTCGCCGGGCCGGCCGCGTCGCCCTTCCGCTCCCCGAGTCGGCGCTGTCCACCGGCGCCGCGCTGCTGCGCAATCTCGGCGTCGAGCAGATCGGGCTGGACCAGATCGACCTCTTCGTGCACGGTCGGGTGGTGGACACCACCCGACTGATCCGCGAGTTCGGCTTCACGCCGCGCACCACGGCGGCCGCCTTCGAGGAGTTCATCCAGGCGCACGTCGCCGGTTCCACGATCACCACCGAGCGGCTCGTGGCCGCCGAGCGGGCGATCCTGGACGGCATCCGCCGGGTGCGGGCGGCGGCTGAGGCGCCCGCGGCCGCCGAGACCGCGGCGGTGGGGCGGGACCGGCCATGA
- a CDS encoding proline dehydrogenase family protein — MFRSLFLAAAGSTRLERMVESAPVSKGVVRRFVAGRSADEALRVSRELVDDGLAVSLDHLSADTRTMEQAVATRDEYVALLRRLRDIGLTPAAEVSVKLSALGQQIDDKVAYEHAHAICAAAADAGTTVTLDAEDHTTTDATLETLLELRRDFPSTGAVLQAYLRRTEGDCRELATAGSRVRLCKGAYAEPESVAFQSALDVDKSYVRCLNILMSGEGYPMVATHDPRLIAIAEDRARWFDRSTGEYEFQLLYGVRPEEQARLAAGGHTVRIYLPYGEQWYGYLMRRLAERPANVAFLARAATSKK, encoded by the coding sequence ATGTTCCGTTCCCTGTTTCTCGCCGCCGCCGGGTCCACCCGGCTCGAGCGCATGGTCGAGTCCGCGCCGGTCAGCAAAGGAGTCGTGCGGAGGTTCGTCGCCGGCCGCAGCGCCGACGAGGCACTGCGGGTGAGCCGGGAACTGGTCGATGACGGCCTGGCGGTCAGCCTCGATCATCTGAGCGCGGACACCCGGACGATGGAACAGGCGGTGGCCACCCGCGACGAGTACGTCGCGCTTCTGCGCCGCCTGCGCGACATCGGGCTGACTCCGGCCGCCGAGGTCAGCGTGAAGCTCTCGGCCCTGGGTCAACAGATCGACGACAAGGTGGCGTACGAGCACGCGCACGCCATCTGTGCCGCGGCGGCCGACGCCGGCACCACGGTGACGCTGGACGCCGAGGACCACACGACCACCGACGCGACGCTGGAGACGCTGCTCGAGTTGCGCCGGGACTTCCCGTCGACCGGTGCGGTGCTGCAGGCGTACCTGCGGCGCACCGAGGGGGACTGCCGGGAGCTGGCGACGGCGGGGTCCCGGGTGCGGCTGTGCAAGGGTGCCTACGCGGAGCCCGAGTCGGTCGCCTTCCAGTCGGCCCTGGACGTGGACAAGTCGTACGTGCGCTGCCTGAACATCCTGATGTCCGGTGAGGGCTACCCGATGGTGGCGACCCACGACCCGCGGCTGATCGCGATCGCCGAGGACCGGGCCCGCTGGTTCGACCGCTCCACGGGGGAGTACGAGTTTCAGCTGCTCTACGGCGTACGCCCGGAGGAGCAGGCCCGTCTGGCGGCCGGCGGCCACACCGTGCGGATCTATCTGCCCTACGGCGAGCAGTGGTACGGCTACCTGATGCGCCGCCTCGCCGAGCGCCCCGCCAACGTGGCCTTCCTGGCCCGCGCTGCCACCTCCAAGAAGTAA
- a CDS encoding 30S ribosomal protein bS22, with product MGSVVKKRRKRMAKKKHRKLLRKTRVQRRRLGK from the coding sequence ATGGGCTCCGTGGTCAAGAAGCGCCGCAAGCGTATGGCGAAGAAGAAGCACCGCAAGCTGCTGCGCAAGACCCGCGTCCAGCGTCGCCGTCTCGGCAAGTGA
- a CDS encoding lysophospholipid acyltransferase family protein, whose amino-acid sequence MSQHEYRDMLPGHAEFRLPAPAPAQRVNGRRPIPEEPVAESSAAQAAGDTLDVWDQRVANGLAFLRRRLAGAYEVDEFGFDPELADALFHPLLKILYRDWFRTEVLGIENVPADGGGLVVGNHSGTIALDALMLTVALRDKHPRDRHLRLLGADLVFRMPVMSELARAAGATVACNPDAERLMTSGQLVGVFPEGFKGIGKRFADRYKLQRFGRGGFVSAALRTGTPIIPVAIVGAEEIYPILADLKPLARLLGVPYFPVTPTFPWLGPLGMVPLPSKWLIQFCPPIPTAHLTEFADDPLVVYNLADQVRETIQATLHELLEKRPDPFGP is encoded by the coding sequence ATGAGCCAGCACGAGTATCGCGACATGCTGCCCGGGCACGCCGAGTTCCGGTTGCCCGCGCCCGCCCCGGCGCAGCGGGTCAACGGGCGCCGGCCGATCCCGGAGGAGCCCGTGGCAGAGTCCTCGGCAGCGCAGGCCGCCGGCGACACCCTGGACGTCTGGGATCAGCGGGTCGCCAACGGCCTGGCCTTCCTGCGCCGGCGACTGGCCGGGGCGTACGAGGTGGACGAGTTCGGGTTCGACCCCGAGCTGGCCGACGCCCTCTTCCACCCGCTACTCAAGATCCTTTATCGGGACTGGTTCCGCACCGAGGTCCTCGGCATCGAGAACGTGCCGGCCGACGGCGGTGGCCTGGTGGTGGGCAACCACTCCGGCACCATCGCGCTGGACGCCCTGATGCTGACCGTCGCCCTGCGCGACAAGCACCCGCGCGACCGGCACCTGCGCCTGCTCGGCGCCGACCTGGTCTTCCGGATGCCGGTGATGAGCGAGCTGGCCCGCGCGGCCGGCGCCACCGTGGCCTGCAACCCGGATGCCGAGCGCCTGATGACCAGCGGCCAGCTCGTCGGTGTCTTCCCGGAAGGCTTCAAGGGCATCGGCAAGCGCTTCGCCGACCGATACAAGCTTCAGCGGTTCGGTCGCGGTGGGTTCGTCTCGGCCGCGCTGCGCACCGGTACGCCGATCATCCCGGTCGCCATCGTCGGCGCCGAGGAGATCTATCCGATCCTGGCCGACCTGAAGCCGCTGGCCCGGCTCCTCGGCGTGCCGTACTTCCCGGTCACGCCGACCTTCCCCTGGCTGGGACCGCTGGGCATGGTGCCGTTGCCCAGCAAGTGGCTGATCCAGTTCTGCCCGCCGATCCCGACCGCGCACCTGACCGAGTTCGCGGATGATCCGCTGGTCGTCTACAACCTGGCCGACCAGGTCCGGGAGACGATCCAGGCCACCCTGCACGAGCTCCTGGAGAAGCGGCCGGACCCGTTCGGCCCGTGA
- a CDS encoding ECF subfamily RNA polymerase sigma factor, BldN family encodes MTHVYAEDPFHRDVLAARLALNDGLNALRESVNLFQPGVGLDAFWPWIGAGRHRPGHVEKSSFDNSSIVNAIRGDSPKQTGSRRTPNGPPAVAQPNSANGKFGGRIGTPRPPAQPTAGQRSNIGESETVAGDHTVVLPTQSTTGPPTESAPPKHPARPDRGDPAAEVWALVERAQAGESEAFGLIYDRYVDTVFRFVYFRVGNRQLAEDLTSDTFLRALKRIGSFTWQGRDLGAWLVTIARNLVADHFKSGRYRLEVTTGDVLDADREDRGPEGSPESAVVDHITNVALLTAVKQLNPEQQECIVLRFLQGFSVAETAQTMGKNEGAIKALQYRAVRALNRLLPEGFQS; translated from the coding sequence GTGACTCATGTGTACGCCGAGGACCCGTTCCACCGCGACGTCCTCGCGGCACGGCTCGCGCTCAACGACGGCTTGAACGCCCTGCGCGAGTCAGTGAACCTTTTTCAACCTGGCGTTGGGCTTGACGCCTTCTGGCCATGGATCGGTGCCGGGCGCCACCGCCCTGGCCACGTTGAAAAAAGTTCATTCGACAACAGCTCGATCGTGAACGCGATCCGCGGTGACAGCCCGAAGCAGACCGGCAGCCGCCGGACTCCGAACGGGCCGCCCGCTGTCGCTCAACCGAACTCGGCCAACGGCAAGTTCGGTGGGCGGATCGGCACGCCTCGTCCCCCGGCGCAGCCGACCGCGGGCCAGCGGTCCAACATCGGCGAGTCCGAGACGGTCGCCGGCGACCACACCGTGGTGCTGCCGACCCAGAGCACCACCGGACCGCCGACCGAATCGGCGCCGCCGAAGCATCCGGCCCGGCCCGACCGGGGAGACCCGGCCGCCGAGGTGTGGGCGCTGGTGGAGCGGGCCCAGGCCGGTGAGTCCGAGGCGTTCGGGCTGATCTACGACCGCTACGTCGACACCGTGTTCCGGTTCGTCTACTTCCGGGTCGGCAACCGGCAGCTCGCCGAGGACCTCACCTCGGACACCTTCCTGCGCGCGCTCAAGCGCATCGGCAGCTTCACCTGGCAGGGCCGTGACCTCGGCGCCTGGCTGGTGACGATCGCCCGCAACCTGGTCGCCGACCACTTCAAGTCGGGCCGTTACCGCCTCGAGGTGACCACCGGCGACGTTCTGGACGCCGACCGGGAGGATCGCGGGCCGGAGGGCAGCCCGGAGTCCGCGGTGGTCGACCACATCACCAACGTCGCCCTGCTCACCGCGGTCAAGCAGCTCAACCCGGAACAGCAGGAGTGCATCGTGCTCCGGTTCCTGCAGGGCTTCTCGGTCGCCGAGACCGCGCAGACCATGGGCAAGAACGAGGGTGCGATCAAGGCCCTGCAGTACCGGGCCGTACGAGCACTCAACCGGCTCCTGCCGGAAGGGTTCCAGTCTTGA